One part of the Cyclobacteriaceae bacterium genome encodes these proteins:
- a CDS encoding SDR family oxidoreductase, producing the protein MNTDARTIVVTGANKGIGLEVVRQLAKLKHNVVLGARDRAKGNEAVDRLKEEGLVVHFLLLDVTDEASIKQAAKQVKEQFGKVDVLINNAAVLLREDQSLSEGTAEVFHKTMRTNVFGPVQMVRHFLPLIPSGGRIINTSSGGGSMTDPVGGWSPVYCVSKSALNAITRHLASELSSWNISVNAYCPGWVKTDMGGKSAPRTVEQGADTAVWLATAAINQTGKFFRDRKIIPW; encoded by the coding sequence ATGAATACCGATGCACGTACTATTGTTGTTACCGGTGCCAACAAAGGCATTGGCTTGGAAGTCGTGCGCCAGTTGGCCAAACTGAAGCACAACGTAGTTCTTGGTGCACGGGATAGAGCAAAAGGCAACGAAGCGGTTGATCGGTTAAAAGAAGAAGGGCTTGTTGTGCATTTTCTTTTGTTGGATGTGACCGATGAAGCAAGCATCAAACAAGCGGCAAAACAGGTTAAGGAGCAGTTTGGCAAAGTAGATGTACTCATTAATAATGCGGCTGTGTTGCTTCGCGAAGACCAGTCCTTATCAGAAGGAACAGCCGAAGTATTTCATAAAACCATGCGCACCAATGTGTTTGGTCCGGTACAGATGGTTCGGCATTTTCTTCCATTGATTCCTTCTGGCGGAAGGATCATCAACACCTCCAGTGGCGGAGGCAGCATGACTGACCCGGTAGGCGGATGGTCGCCTGTATATTGTGTTTCCAAATCAGCGCTCAATGCGATTACGCGCCATTTGGCATCTGAACTGTCATCGTGGAATATTTCAGTAAATGCCTATTGCCCCGGCTGGGTTAAAACCGACATGGGCGGGAAGTCGGCCCCACGCACGGTTGAGCAAGGTGCTGATACGGCTGTCTGGCTGGCAACTGCAGCAATCAATCAAACCGGAAAATTTTTTCGCGACCGGAAAATAATTCCGTGGTAG
- a CDS encoding helix-turn-helix domain-containing protein, translating to MKHVSILVPESSVLQSIADPQYLFSAVNHFMIQSGRKPLFDVRLVGAKKEIILNDGLYSVHTEVLIDDVKQTDLIIIPALFGDMEHAISLNKKLIPWIVEKHQQGAEVASLCMGAFLFASTGLLNGKKCSTHWGFANQFRSMFPEVALADGRIVTEENRLYSSGGAISYWNLLLHLVEKYTDRQMAIVAAKYFAIDIDRNSQTAFAMFQGQKAHTDAVVKQAQEFIEQHIEQRPTVEELAMMFGMGRRTFERRFKQATNNSVLEYMQRIKMEAAKRNFESSRKNINEVMYDVGYTDTKAFRTTFKKVTGLTPVEYRNKYNKQVHLN from the coding sequence ATGAAACACGTATCTATACTCGTTCCGGAATCTTCGGTGCTGCAGTCTATTGCCGATCCTCAGTATTTGTTTTCCGCGGTTAATCACTTCATGATCCAGTCGGGTAGAAAGCCTTTGTTTGATGTTCGGTTAGTGGGTGCGAAAAAAGAAATAATACTTAATGATGGACTATACTCTGTTCATACCGAGGTGCTGATAGATGATGTAAAACAAACCGACCTGATAATCATACCCGCCCTGTTTGGTGATATGGAGCATGCGATTTCACTCAATAAAAAATTGATTCCCTGGATTGTTGAAAAGCACCAGCAAGGAGCCGAAGTAGCTTCGCTTTGCATGGGGGCTTTTCTTTTTGCTTCTACCGGATTGCTGAATGGAAAGAAATGTTCTACCCACTGGGGTTTTGCCAATCAGTTCCGCTCTATGTTTCCGGAAGTAGCGTTGGCTGATGGGCGCATTGTTACGGAAGAGAATCGCCTCTACAGCAGTGGCGGAGCGATTTCATATTGGAATTTGCTGTTGCACCTGGTAGAAAAATATACCGATAGGCAAATGGCTATTGTGGCGGCTAAATATTTTGCCATCGATATCGATCGTAACAGCCAGACAGCTTTTGCGATGTTTCAGGGACAGAAAGCTCACACCGATGCTGTGGTAAAGCAAGCTCAGGAATTTATTGAGCAACACATTGAGCAACGACCGACCGTTGAAGAACTGGCCATGATGTTTGGTATGGGTCGCAGAACCTTTGAACGAAGATTTAAACAAGCCACCAACAATTCGGTGCTGGAGTATATGCAGCGCATAAAAATGGAAGCTGCCAAGCGAAATTTTGAATCCAGTCGTAAGAATATTAATGAAGTAATGTATGATGTAGGCTACACGGACACCAAAGCATTTCGGACCACGTTCAAAAAGGTTACCGGCCTTACGCCCGTTGAATACCGGAACAAGTATAACAAACAAGTACACCTGAACTAG
- a CDS encoding helix-turn-helix transcriptional regulator: MPDFIYDKKVYYNPVEFAMDRIGGTWKMPILWRLREKTLRYSDLKKELPHITHKMLSSVLRSLENEGFITRKVYPVVPPKVEYSITARGLKAIPIIEVIRKYGVELMKEFGVKAKETEKK; the protein is encoded by the coding sequence ATGCCCGATTTCATTTACGATAAGAAGGTCTATTATAACCCGGTAGAGTTTGCCATGGATCGCATTGGGGGCACGTGGAAGATGCCCATTTTATGGCGCTTGCGCGAAAAGACATTGCGCTACAGCGACCTGAAAAAAGAACTGCCACACATCACGCACAAAATGCTTTCGAGTGTTTTGCGTAGTTTGGAAAATGAAGGATTTATTACGCGAAAAGTTTACCCGGTAGTTCCACCAAAAGTGGAATACTCTATTACTGCACGGGGATTAAAAGCCATCCCAATCATCGAAGTGATCCGAAAGTATGGCGTTGAATTAATGAAGGAGTTTGGAGTGAAGGCAAAGGAGACGGAAAAGAAATAG
- a CDS encoding DUF1801 domain-containing protein: MNKEIETYNNNQSAIDRKICDLLCTIIDNELAQAESKIWHSHPVWFLNGNPIVGYSKQKKGIRLMFWSGADFNEEKLNVKGEKFKDASIFYNIPADIDAFDVRRWLKKSQQIQWDYKNLVKRKGKLERLK; this comes from the coding sequence ATGAATAAAGAAATAGAAACATATAACAATAACCAGTCTGCCATTGACAGAAAAATTTGTGATTTGCTGTGTACGATTATTGACAACGAACTGGCACAAGCGGAATCAAAAATCTGGCATTCACACCCGGTCTGGTTTTTAAACGGTAACCCTATTGTTGGCTACAGCAAACAGAAAAAAGGTATCAGGCTTATGTTTTGGAGCGGTGCCGACTTTAACGAAGAAAAACTGAATGTTAAAGGAGAAAAATTTAAAGACGCTTCCATTTTCTACAACATACCAGCAGACATTGATGCTTTTGACGTGAGGAGATGGCTCAAAAAATCACAGCAAATACAATGGGACTACAAGAACTTAGTTAAACGAAAAGGAAAACTTGAACGGCTAAAATAG
- a CDS encoding SRPBCC family protein — protein sequence METATKITIRATIHASIEKVWKLWTGPEHIMQWNTASDDWHTPHATNDLRVGGKFLSRMAAKDGSMSFDFEGTYSKVEPHKAIEYTLTDGRKVKTTFITESGSTFVVTVFEAENTNPVEMQQAGWQAILDNFKKYTEGSTE from the coding sequence ATGGAAACAGCAACCAAAATCACCATCCGGGCAACTATTCATGCTTCGATAGAAAAAGTATGGAAACTCTGGACGGGGCCGGAGCACATCATGCAATGGAACACCGCTTCCGATGACTGGCACACGCCCCATGCCACGAATGATTTACGCGTAGGCGGAAAATTCCTTTCGCGTATGGCTGCAAAAGACGGCAGTATGAGTTTTGACTTTGAAGGGACATATTCAAAAGTAGAACCTCACAAAGCCATCGAATACACACTAACGGATGGACGAAAAGTAAAAACAACATTTATTACTGAATCTGGCAGCACTTTCGTTGTAACTGTTTTTGAGGCCGAGAACACAAATCCGGTTGAAATGCAACAGGCCGGCTGGCAGGCCATATTGGATAATTTTAAAAAGTATACTGAAGGCTCCACAGAATAG